One Bos taurus isolate L1 Dominette 01449 registration number 42190680 breed Hereford chromosome 3, ARS-UCD2.0, whole genome shotgun sequence DNA window includes the following coding sequences:
- the OR10R2 gene encoding olfactory receptor family 10 subfamily R member 2, whose protein sequence is MHLLPFCFQVLAENLTMVTEFLLLGFSSLGDIQLVLFVVFLFLYLAILSGNVIIVTVIRLDKSLHTPMYFFLSILSTSETCYTFVILPKMLINLFSVARTISFHCCAIQMFFFLGFAMTNCLLLGVMGYDRYAAICHPLHYPILMSWQMCGKLGALCGIGGFLASLTVVYLVFSLPFCSANKVNHYFCDISPVIRLACTNTDAHEFVIFICGVLVLVVPFLFICVSYICILRTILKIPSAEGRRKAFSTCASHLTVVIIHYGCASYIYLRPTANYVSNKDRLVTVTYTIVTPLLNPMVYSLRNKDVQVAIRKVLGKKGSLKLYD, encoded by the coding sequence ATGCACTTACTTCCCTTTTGTTTTCAGGTCTTGGCAGAAAACCTCACCATGGTCACCGAGTTTCTTTTACTGGGTTTTTCAAGTCTTGGTGACATTCAGCTTGTTCTCTTTGTGGTATTCCTTTTTCTGTACTTAGCCATTCTCAGTGGCAATGTTATTATTGTTACTGTCATCCGCCTGGACAAAAGCCTCCACACAccaatgtacttcttcctcagcaTTCTCTCAACATCAGAGACCTGCTATACCTTCGTCATCCTACCCAAGATGCTCATCAATCTCTTTTCTGTGGCCAGGACAATCTCCTTCCACTGTTGTGCCATCCAAATGTTCTTCTTCCTTGGTTTTGCTATGACCAATTGCTTGCTATTGGGAGTTATGGGCTATGATCGTTACGCTGCCATCTGTCACCCTCTACATTACCCTATCCTTATGAGTTGGCAGATGTGTGGAAAATTGGGAGCCCTCTGTGGGATTGGTGGGTTCTTGGCCTCACTAACAGTAGTATATTTAGTTTTCAGCCTCCCTTTCTGTAGTGCCAACAAAGTCAACCATTACTTCTGTGACATCTCACCAGTTATTCGTCTGGCTTGCACAAATACAGATGCTCATGAATTTGTCATATTCATCTGTGGTGTTCTTGTACTCGTGGtcccatttttattcatttgtgtttCTTATATCTGCATTCTGAGGACTATCCTGAAGATTCCCTCTGCTGAAGGCAGACGGAAGGCCTTTTCCACCTGTGCGTCTCATCTCACTGTTGTCATTATTCACTATGGTTGTGCTTCCTATATCTACTTGAGACCAACAGCAAACTATGTGTCTAACAAGGACAGATTAGTAACAGTGACATACACTATTGTCACTCCATTATTAAACCCCATGGTATACAGTCTAAGAAACAAGGATGTTCAAGTTGCTATTAGAAAAGTGTTGGGGAAGAAAGGATCCCTAAAATTATATGATTGA
- the OR10K2 gene encoding olfactory receptor family 10 subfamily K member 2, whose amino-acid sequence MECVNGSLVREFVFLGFSSLAGLQRLLFAVFLVVYLFTLGTNAIIISTVVLDRALHTPMYFFLAVLSCFETCYTFVIVPKMLVDLLAQKKAISFLGCAIQMFSFLFLGCSHSFLLAAMGYDRYVAICDPLRYTVLMGHGVCVGLVAAACTCGFTVAQIITSLVFHLPFHSSNQLHHFFCDISPVLKVASHHTHFSQIVIIMLCALVLIIPLLLILVSYICIISAILQFPSTLGRYKAFSTCASHLIIVIVHYGCASFIYLRLKSNYSSSQDALISVSYTILTPLFNPMIYSLRNKEFKSALQRVVGRTICLS is encoded by the coding sequence ATGGAGTGTGTCAATGGTTCCTTGGTGAGAGAGTTTGTCTTCCTTGGCTTCTCCTCTCTGGCTGGGCTACAGAGGCTGCTCTTTGCTGTCTTCCTGGTGGTCTACCTCTTCACCCTGGGCACCAACGCCATCATCATCTCCACCGTTGTGTTGGACAGagccctccacacccccatgtacttcttccttgcTGTACTCTCTTGTTTTGAGACTTGTTACACCTTCGTCATTGTACCCAAGATGCTGGTTGACCTGCTGGCCCAGAAGAAGGCCATCTCCTTTCTGGGCTGTGCCATCCAgatgttttccttcctctttctaggTTGCTCTCACTCTTTCCTGCTGGCAGCCATGGGTTATGATCGCTACGTGGCCATCTGTGACCCTCTGCGCTACACAGTGCTCATGGGGCATGGGGTGTGCGTGGGACTAGTGGCTGCTGCCTGTACCTGTGGCTTTACTGTCGCGCAGATCATCACATCCTTGGTATTTCACCTGCCCTTTCATTCCTCCAACCAACTACACCACTTCTTCTGTGATATCTCTCCTGTTCTTAAGGTAGCATCTCACCATACTCACTTTAGTCAGATTGTCATTATCATGCTCTGTGCATTGGTCCTGATTATCCCCCTGCTGTTGATTTTGGTATCCTATATTTGCATCATCTCTGCCATACTCCAATTTCCTTCCACATTAGGCAGGTACAAAGCTTTTTCCACCTGTGCTTCTCACCTCATTATTGTCATTGTTCATTATGGCTGTGCCTCCTTTATCTACTTAAGGCTTAAATCCAACTATTCCTCAAGCCAGGATGCTCTCATATCAGTATCCTACACAATCCTAACGCCATTGTTCAATCCTATGATTTACAGTTTGAGAAATAAAGAGTTCAAATCAGCTCTTCAAAGAGTTGTGGGAAGAACAATTTGTTTATCATGA